The following is a genomic window from Niabella soli DSM 19437.
ACTGCTGAAACGGTACCGATTTGCCGTTCAGGATGACGGTAGTGTTCAGGTTGCCATCACAGAAATATTTTGCAAAATCGGAAATGGGCCTTCCGCCCCCTGCCACGTTACGAAACATCTGGTTCAGATCAGCCGCCGATACATCGGGGTACGAGGGCGCCGGAGGTGGCGGTGCTTCCTGTTGCTGTTGTTGCGGCTGCGGATTTATTTGTTGTGTTAACGGGTCGGTATTGGGACGTTCGTTTACCCGTGGACGGGGCGCTGCTACCGCAACGGGTATATTCCGCTCTTCTTTTGGGCTCACATATATTTTTCTTACCAGTGGTGTTTTGTAATTTCCATTAATGACTACAGATATTGTTTTCATTCCTGGTGTTGTAAACGTGTATACCTGGTTACGAAGCGCCCCGTCCACAACCGCGGTTTCGCCAAAACGCCACTCCCAGGTAGTTGCTTTTGAAGACGTGTCTTTGAACAAAACAGGCGTGCCCACCACCGCGGTAGCCGGCATTATTACTTTTGCGACCAACGAGGAATCGATCACCTCTGGTGCCGCAATTACCGTAATAGTCTTATACTCAACACATTTTCCATCAGCCAGCAACGAAATAGTGTAATTGCCCGGATCATCAAAAGCATGCAACGCCGAAGCCACTTCTGTTTCGCTTTTTTGATTATCGCCAAAATCCCAGCTCAGCCGTTTAAAGTCTTTTGCATCCGTTTCGAAGCGCACGATATGTCCAGCAGTTAGTGTTGTTCCAACAGTATTGATTGAGAAATCTTTACATGGCTTATAGCTTCTGTACCGCAAAACAAACGCCAGGGACGCCAGTATGCATACCGCCAGCAGCGTTATGATCACATTATCGTCCAGACGAAAAACCATGAATTGTTTCTTTTGCATTTTATATATTTTTTACCAGCCGATTTATTTTAAGACTTAATTTTGTGCCATGTTACTTAAGAAAATACTCGCCATCCTATTAATCATCACAGGCCTCACCAGTTGTTTTTTTTCGAAGAAAGCTACTAAACCGGATTATAGTACTTCCATTTACACGAATACGCCATCGGCAGACTCTTCCGCTTTAAAAACCCGTGCAGCAGCTCATAAAAAGACGGTCATTGCGGATTCTTTGTTGAAAGCCCGGTATGCCACCTACCTGAAATTACCGGCAGACAGCATTAAAAACCTCCGTTTGTATCGCTTTATTGATCAGTGGCTGTATACTCCCTATTTATGGGGCGGTACCACCAAAAGAGGAATTGATTGTTCGGCTTTTATGCAACGACTGCTTGCGGATGTTTACCAACTGCACATTCCCCGTACGTCGATCCAGCAATTCTATACAGACAATGTAGAACCGTTTAACGGCCAACAATATCTTTCGGAAGGTGACCTTGTTTTTTTTAAAACGATTCCCGGCA
Proteins encoded in this region:
- a CDS encoding PKD domain-containing protein; this translates as MQKKQFMVFRLDDNVIITLLAVCILASLAFVLRYRSYKPCKDFSINTVGTTLTAGHIVRFETDAKDFKRLSWDFGDNQKSETEVASALHAFDDPGNYTISLLADGKCVEYKTITVIAAPEVIDSSLVAKVIMPATAVVGTPVLFKDTSSKATTWEWRFGETAVVDGALRNQVYTFTTPGMKTISVVINGNYKTPLVRKIYVSPKEERNIPVAVAAPRPRVNERPNTDPLTQQINPQPQQQQQEAPPPPAPSYPDVSAADLNQMFRNVAGGGRPISDFAKYFCDGNLNTTVILNGKSVPFQQFYNKVAAVKRGDKLAFTTTIFKNKPSNCISKLEIIGKVKAGMFNMSWRDL
- a CDS encoding C40 family peptidase yields the protein MLLKKILAILLIITGLTSCFFSKKATKPDYSTSIYTNTPSADSSALKTRAAAHKKTVIADSLLKARYATYLKLPADSIKNLRLYRFIDQWLYTPYLWGGTTKRGIDCSAFMQRLLADVYQLHIPRTSIQQFYTDNVEPFNGQQYLSEGDLVFFKTIPGNPITHVGMYLGNNIFINASSSKGVSFGNLRDYYWATKYVAAGRLIVRKSRHIATTNGVTKN